TCTACTTCCGTAGTATGATTTTCTTCCTGATTTGGGCTCTTTTTGCCTATAATCTATACAATCAGTACGTCAGGGGAAAAAACAAGGAACGGCGGGTATCTGTCCGCACGGAATTTGAAATGCCGGCCCAGCATTTGGTCGACTCAGGTTATCTTATTCCCGGGGAAGATCATCAGACAAGGCTTCCTTTCACTACATACTGCCGGCTTGATGACCCGGACAAGAAACAGTCTGTAGATCTGGAATGGGGCATTGTAGGATTCCGGGGACAACTGATATTGCCGGAACAGGCGGAAATTCACGAAATCAGAGTAGAAAAGGTTGAAAGAAGGCAAAAGGCTGATGGTCTTTATCTGAATCTGCATTGCGTCTTCGAACTTATTCCTTATGTTAGAGAAGACTATTATGAGGTCTCGCCCTCTACACGCTGGAAGTTTGGCATCATTTACTTTGGCCTTGCCGTATTTTTGTTCGGTATGATGCGGATGGTAAACCGGGTAGCTCAAACGATGGCCATGGGAATGTAATGGATCGGCATTAACGAATAGAGTTTAATATTTACACTTAAAGAAGCCTGCGGCTTCTTTTTTTATGGTCCGAGCAGGTTTAAAGTAGGGAAATTTGTTCAGACTTGATAGTAGGCAATCAGCCAACTTATCGAGAAAAGGAGCAAACCGCTATGGATTCGAACTTTTCCTTGTCCGATCTCTTATCCGAACATCGTCCTTCTTCTTTTGTGGAGATTCCGGGCGATGTTGGTCAAACCTTTGGACATAAAACACTTTCAACTACCCTGCCAATCAGCAAACTTTTTTCCATCTATGAAGTAGATTTGGAAGTACAGAGAAATATTATCCCTCGTAACCTCACGAAGCTCATGGATTATATTTCGCTTTATTTGGAACATAGACGCCCGATTTATTTCCCGGGTATTATTTTTTCTGCAAGAGGGGCCGGTAAATACGAAGAAAACCGGCATGTATTGCGTCTTCAACCCATTGAGAAGCTGTATGTGGTTGATGGCCAGCATCGGCTGGCCGCATTTCAGAGACTGATGGAAACTCTGCAAAGTCAGATGGCAAGGGCCAAAGACCGCCGTGAGTTTGAGAAGATGGATGAGATTACGGAAAAGCTGAGCCGTTTGTATTCCTTCCCGATTTCAACCATGATCTATCTGGATATCAGTGCCAAACAGGAAAGGCAGCTTTTCTCGGATATCAACAAACTCCCTCGTAAAATTGGCGGCAATCTGGCCGTACTTCGTGACCAGCGGCGTTTTTATCATGTAGTGGGAAGCGAACTTGTAGAGAAATCTCCGGTTATGCGGGAAATTCCCGTGGATATGTTCTCCGAAAGGGGCAAGGGACCTGAATATTTGTTCACGTATCATCTGTTGATCGAGATTCTTGTGGCCTTATTCGAAGGCCGGATGAAGTCGGGGGCACGCCACAATAGTTACCAATTTGAGGAAACCCAGGTACAGGACCACCTTTCGACCGCTTCCGGTTATTTCCAAAACCTTCTTGACGTTTTGCCTAAACCTGTGAAGGGCGAACTGGCCTGGTCGGAAAATATACAGATTTCCATTGCCCTGTTTTGCCATGAAGAAGCTACCAAGAGCGCTTCCTTCAATCGTTACAATCTCGAACACGGGATGAAAATTTTAAAACATATCGATTGGAATTCCATTTATTCAGGGGATGAAAAAGACCGCTTACCAAGAAGAACCCGTATTATGAAAGCTTATCAGTATATCCGGGATTTCTACGATGAGCAGCACATGTTCTTGATTCTGGACAAAGAGGAGGATGCAGGCTGATGGACGGACTATGCTTACGAATGACCATATATCCTTTTTGCGAAAAGTTCGGTTTGGCTACTGTAGCGGTGCCCGTGAAGGATCTGTTGAATTATACGGCTATTGATCCGGTAGTGCAGCGGAAACTAAGTAAAATGCAGCGCCGCAAGATTTCCACGTATTTGCAGGAACGGGAACTGGACGAAGTATTTTTCGGTCCTGTTACCCTTTCCCTTCGCGACGTAGGCAGTCTGTCCAAGAATGAGGAAGGTCTTGTATTGCGCCATGGTTCCAAATTAAGTGTGCTGGATGGCCAGCACCGGATTCTCGCTTTAGGTTTTGTTAACGAACAAATGCAAAAAGAAGTTAAACGGCACGAACGAAAACTTGCCGGACTTAAAATAAAACTCAAAAGAGAGCCTGAAAACGAGGAGCTTGCCGAACAGGCGGAGCAAACGCAGGGGATCATTAATCAGTTGGAGGAACGGCGGCTCGGACTCATGGAGACGGAGCTGGCGGTACAAATTTACATTGGTCTGACGGAGGAGGAGGAACAGCAGCTGTTCGGTGACATTAATTCCAAAGTGCAGCTTGTCAGCAAAGAACTCGGCCATTCCTTCGACTCAGTGGATCCCCTGAATCTTGTCATCCAGCAGGTGGCTGAGCATAACGTATTTTTGAAAGGGGCAGGTGTGGAAAAACGGAGCAATCTGACTGCGTTTAACCGCAACTTTACCAGTTATAGCTGGCTGTATGCCACGGCCACGATGCTGTTCTCGGGCCGTATGCAGCCTTCTTATGAATTGCAAAGGAAAATCCGTCAGGACCTGTCTGCTTATGTAGAGATGTTCCACCAGTTCTTTAACACACTGTTGCCGATGATGCCGGAACAGCCGGGACTTGTACAGTATACATCCGCTAACCGGGTCATGCAGGAAAGCATTGCGCTATATGCCCATGCCTTCTTATTTAAAAACGGGAAGTATAACCCGAACTGGACTCATTGTCTGCGGATTCTGGACGGTTTCGACTGGTCGCACGATAATGAGGAACTTGTCTATATTTTCGGCAAGTTGGATAATGGGAAACTAAATCTGATTCATGAAAAATCGCTGAGAAAACATTCCAAGCTTGTACAGTTTTTCTCCGAAGGCATAGACAGTTTTGGTGATGACATGGCTTCCTTGGCTTAAGCCGGAAAAAACAGCAGCCCCAAAAACAGGTTAAAGGCTCTTCCCTCTTTTGAAGATGATTAAGGGTGAGAGCCTTTTCTTTTATCAGTGATGTATCCAAGTGGGAATCTGTCATCTTTTATGATAAAGTAAGACAAAGAGAATAGAGAGCAATGGGCTGAGGAGATGATACACGTGACTAGGGGATTGGAAAAACGCAGCATGAAACGTCTTGGTAAAGAAGTCACATTCGTCGGTTTTGGTGCACTTGAGATCGGACGGAATTGGGGCCTGGGCTCCGGAACCGAAGTGGAGCGTCCCGATGAAGCAGGAGCATCCGAAGTGCTTAACGGGGTGCTGGATGCGGGGATCAATCTGATCGACACGGCCAGTGCTTATCACCGAAGCGAAGAGAGAATCGGTCTGTTTGTTTCGGACAGACGCAATGAGTACATTCTGGCCTCCAAATGCGGGGAGCATAACAACGAGCCTCACACGTATTATGACTTTACATACAAAGCGGTGAAAGAGTCGATTGATCAAAGCCTGATTAAGCTGAAAACGGACATTATTGATATCATGCAGATCCATTTCGGGCCTGACCCGGAGGAAGTTCTGAACCGTGGTGAAACTGTGGCGGCGATGAAAGATGCACGGAAGGAAGGGAAGATCCGTTTCCTGGGAGCATCTATTGACGGAGGCTTGGCCACCCGGTGTATCCGGAGCGGTGATTTTGATGTCATGCAAATGGCTTACAGCCTTTTGGATCAAGGAAATAAAGAGAATATCCGGTTGGCCCATGATAAGGGGATGGGAGTCTTCATCCGTTCCGGACTTGC
This Paenibacillus larvae subsp. larvae DNA region includes the following protein-coding sequences:
- a CDS encoding site-2 protease family protein, giving the protein MNRSTKDRGDGEKENQKGRNFSVTALTIITMMITVGAYALNSPIWFAVGLVVMIFIHEMGHVLAAKQKGLPVSAPVFIPFVGALITMKRHPTDASTEAYIALGGPLLGTVGAMAAFGLGVYYQWPDLLNVAYTGFFLNLINLLPIHPLDGGRISVAVTRWLWLVGLIGGLGVILYFRSMIFFLIWALFAYNLYNQYVRGKNKERRVSVRTEFEMPAQHLVDSGYLIPGEDHQTRLPFTTYCRLDDPDKKQSVDLEWGIVGFRGQLILPEQAEIHEIRVEKVERRQKADGLYLNLHCVFELIPYVREDYYEVSPSTRWKFGIIYFGLAVFLFGMMRMVNRVAQTMAMGM
- a CDS encoding DNA sulfur modification protein DndB, with translation MDSNFSLSDLLSEHRPSSFVEIPGDVGQTFGHKTLSTTLPISKLFSIYEVDLEVQRNIIPRNLTKLMDYISLYLEHRRPIYFPGIIFSARGAGKYEENRHVLRLQPIEKLYVVDGQHRLAAFQRLMETLQSQMARAKDRREFEKMDEITEKLSRLYSFPISTMIYLDISAKQERQLFSDINKLPRKIGGNLAVLRDQRRFYHVVGSELVEKSPVMREIPVDMFSERGKGPEYLFTYHLLIEILVALFEGRMKSGARHNSYQFEETQVQDHLSTASGYFQNLLDVLPKPVKGELAWSENIQISIALFCHEEATKSASFNRYNLEHGMKILKHIDWNSIYSGDEKDRLPRRTRIMKAYQYIRDFYDEQHMFLILDKEEDAG
- a CDS encoding DNA sulfur modification protein DndB, giving the protein MDGLCLRMTIYPFCEKFGLATVAVPVKDLLNYTAIDPVVQRKLSKMQRRKISTYLQERELDEVFFGPVTLSLRDVGSLSKNEEGLVLRHGSKLSVLDGQHRILALGFVNEQMQKEVKRHERKLAGLKIKLKREPENEELAEQAEQTQGIINQLEERRLGLMETELAVQIYIGLTEEEEQQLFGDINSKVQLVSKELGHSFDSVDPLNLVIQQVAEHNVFLKGAGVEKRSNLTAFNRNFTSYSWLYATATMLFSGRMQPSYELQRKIRQDLSAYVEMFHQFFNTLLPMMPEQPGLVQYTSANRVMQESIALYAHAFLFKNGKYNPNWTHCLRILDGFDWSHDNEELVYIFGKLDNGKLNLIHEKSLRKHSKLVQFFSEGIDSFGDDMASLA
- a CDS encoding aldo/keto reductase produces the protein MTRGLEKRSMKRLGKEVTFVGFGALEIGRNWGLGSGTEVERPDEAGASEVLNGVLDAGINLIDTASAYHRSEERIGLFVSDRRNEYILASKCGEHNNEPHTYYDFTYKAVKESIDQSLIKLKTDIIDIMQIHFGPDPEEVLNRGETVAAMKDARKEGKIRFLGASIDGGLATRCIRSGDFDVMQMAYSLLDQGNKENIRLAHDKGMGVFIRSGLAAGKLTKRVIPHLGSDFPEKEKVKKLLVLVDGDGDRLTELALNFLYNEPGVSSVLAGSKSLSHIKQNLELLARPLDQSLLDRALAIVNE